Proteins encoded in a region of the Orcinus orca chromosome 8, mOrcOrc1.1, whole genome shotgun sequence genome:
- the LOC105748422 gene encoding LOW QUALITY PROTEIN: uncharacterized protein LOC105748422 (The sequence of the model RefSeq protein was modified relative to this genomic sequence to represent the inferred CDS: inserted 4 bases in 3 codons; substituted 2 bases at 2 genomic stop codons), protein MPPGVGALAWEGRLHVNIPDVSRCRRCPPRLPNLHRGLGGERPLYTPLLSSEASPVSSRXHASPYSQVAFXPRWASLGVRAGAKPQLPLLGQWDPRLWEAGVGVPQPSDVLECPGVGAGHLGERPGAWQKGWPXAGLSPQAGVAGRGGGGGVPAPSCPLAVSSTCSSFDPRLXCPVIPPLNKISVPVPCVPTPSPKSISYHCCICNLWTRGLTIYYYWLIIIIIIDHVNLPXCLSRCVPEVTPGVEDALVPTPRPTPKLSRRQCSGPLVGPHHPGSGSHGPFSPPSVLVQGWSRCGFCPGAHGGCCS, encoded by the exons ATGCCTCCGGGGGTGGGGGCCTTAGCCTGGGAGGGCCGCCTCCACGTAAATATCCCTGATGTGAGCAGATGCAGGAGGTGTCCCCCACGTCTGCCCAACCTCCATAGGGGCCTCGGAGGAGAGAGACCCCTGTacacccctctcctctcctctgaagCCTCCCCGGTATCTTCAAGGTGACATGCCAGTCCCTACTCCCAGGTGGCTTTTTGACCCAGGTGGGCCAGCCTGGGGGTGAGGGCAGGAGCAAAGCCCCAGCTACCCCTCCTCGGTCAGTGGGACCCAAGGCTTTGGGAGGCAGGAGTGGGTGTCCCCCAACCTTCAGATGTCCTAGAGTGTCCAGGAGTGGGGGCTGGTCACCTTGGGGAGAGGCCAGGGGCTTGGCAGAAGGGGTGGC GGGCAGGACTGAGTCCTCAGGCAGGCgttgcggggcggggggggggggggggcgtgccTGCCCCCAGCTGCCCTCTAGCTGTTTCTTCTACTTGTTCTTCTTTTGACCCCCGCCT ATGTCCCGTCATCCCCCCTTTGAACAAAATTTCTGTTCCTGTTCCCTGTGTCCCCACCCCGTCCCCCAAGAGCATAAGCTATCATTGTTGTATTTGCAATCTATGGACTAGAGGTTTAACTATTTATTACTATtggttaattattattattattattgatcatGTAAATTTGC CCTGTCTATCGCGTTGTGTTCCTGAGGTGACCCCGGGTGTGGAGGATGCACTGGTCCCCACTCCGCGCCCTACCCCTAAGCTGTCCAGGAGACAGTGCTCAGGGCCGCTGGTTGGGCCCCACCACCCTGGGAGCGGGTCCCACGGCCCGTTCTCCCCGCCCTCCGTCCTTGTCCAGGGCTGGAGCCGCTGTGGCTTCTGTCCTGGGGCGCATGGGGGCTGTTGCTCATGA
- the DUSP8 gene encoding dual specificity protein phosphatase 8 translates to MAGDRLPRKVMDAKKLASLLRGGPGGPLVIDSRSFVEYNSWHVLSSVNICCSKLVKRRLQQGKVTIAELIQPTCRSQVEATEPQDVVVYDQSTRDASVLAADSFLSILLSKLDGCFDSVAILTGGFATFSSCFPGLCEGKPAALLPMSLSQPCLPVPSVGLTRILPHLYLGSQKDVLNKDLMTQNGISYVLNASNSCPKPDFICESRFLRIPINDNYCEKLLPWLDKSIEFIDKAKLSSCQVIVHCLAGISRSATIAIAYIMKTMGMSSDDAYRFVKDRRPSISPNFNFLGQLLEYERSLKLLAALQGDGASHPGTPEPLPGPAAPLPPLPPPTSESAATASAAAITTREGAQVGGGETPTPAPAPATSALQQGLRGLHLSSDRLQDTNRLKRSFSLDIKSAYAPSRQPEDPGPPDPGEASKLCKLDSPSGGVLSLPSPSPDSPDAPPEPRPRLRRRPRPLAGSPAPGLGLNFGDAARQTPRLGLSALSAPGLPGPSQPAGPGGWAPPLDSPGTPSPDGPWCCSPEGAQGAGGARFAPFGRASGPGAGGGDLRRRETARPEARDARTGWPDEPAPETQFKRRSCQMEFEEGMVEGRARGEERAALGKQASFSGSAEVIEVS, encoded by the exons ATGGCCGGGGACCGGCTCCCTCGGAAGGTGATGGATGCCAAGAAGCTGGCCAGCCTGCTGCGGGGTGGGCCCGGGGGCCCACTGGTCATTGACAGCCGCTCCTTCGTggagtacaacagctggcacgtGCTCAGCTCCGTCAACATCTGCTGCTCCAAGCTGGTGAAGCGGCGACTGCAGCAGGGCAAGGTGACCATCGCGGAGCTGATCCAGCCCACCTGTCGCAGCCAG GTGGAGGCCACGGAGCCGCAGGACGTGGTGGTCTATGACCAGAGCACAAGGGACGCCAGCGTGCTGGCCGCAGACAGCTTCCTCTCCATCCTGCTCAGCAAGCTGGACGGCTGCTTCGACAGCGTGGCCATCCTCACAG GGGGCTTTGCCACCTTCTCCTCCTGCTTCCCCGGCCTCTGTGAGGGCAAGCCTGCTGCCCTGCTGCCCATGAgcctctcccagccctgcctgcccgtGCCCAGCGTGGGCCTGACCCGCATCCTGCCTCACCTCTACCTGGGCTCCCAGAAGGATGTCCTGAACAAG gacCTGATGACCCAAAACGGAATAAGCTACGTCCTCAACGCCAGCAACTCCTGCCCCAAGCCTGACTTCATCTGTGAGAGCCGCTTCCTGCGCATTCCCATCAATGACAACTACTGTGAAAAGCTGCTGCCCTGGCTGGACAAGTCCATCGAGTTCATCG ATAAAGCCAAGCTGTCCAGCTGCCAGGTCATCGTCCACTGTCTGGCCGGCATCTCCCGCTCCGCTACCATCGCCATCGCTTACATCATGAAGACCATGGGCATGTCCTCCGACGACGCCTACAG GTTCGTGAAGGACCGTCGCCCGTCCATTTCGCCCAACTTCAATTTCCTGGGCCAGCTGCTGGAGTACGAACGCAGCCTGAAGCTGCTGGCCGCCCTGCAGGGCGACGGGGCATCCCACCCTGGGACCCCAGAGCCCCTCCCGGGCCCTGCCGCCCCACTGCCGCCGCTGCCACCACCTACCTCAGAGAGTGCTGCCACCGCGAGCGCAGCGGCCATCACCACCAGGGAGGGCGCacaggtggggggtggggagacccccacccccgcccccgccccggccacCAGCGCGCTGCAGCAGGGCCTGCGTGGCCTGCACCTCTCCTCTGACCGCCTCCAGGACACCAACCGCCTCAAGCGCTCCTTCTCGCTGGACATCAAGTCGGCCTACGCGCCGAGCCGGCAGCCCGAAGACCCCGGGCCCCCCGACCCCGGGGAGGCCTCCAAACTCTGCAAACTGGACAGCCCATCGGGGGGCGTGCTgagcctgccctcccccagccccgacAGCCCGGACGCGCCGCCTGAGCCACGCCCCAGGCTCCGCCGGCGGCCCCGGCCCCTGGCCGGCTCCCCGGCGCCCGGCCTCGGCCTGAACTTCGGTGACGCCGCCCGGCAGACTCCGCGGCTCGGCCTCTCGGCCCTGTCGGCGCCCGGGCTGCCCGGCCCTAGCCAGCCGGCCGGCCCTGGCGGCTGGGCGCCACCGCTCGACTCCCCGGGCACACCGTCCCCCGACGGGCCCTGGTGCTGCAGCCCCGAGGGCGCGCAGGGCGCGGGCGGTGCGCGGTTCGCACCCTTCGGCCGGGCCAGCGGGCCGGGCGCGGGAGGCGGCGACCTGCGGCGGCGGGAGACGGCGAGGCCCGAGGCCCGGGACGCGAGGACCGGCTGGCCCGACGAGCCGGCCCCGGAGACACAGTTCAAGCGCCGCAGCTGCCAGATGGAGTTTGAGGAGGGCATGGTGGAGGGGCGCGCGCGCGGCGAGGAACGGGCCGCCCTGGGCAAGCAGGCCAGCTTCTCGGGCAGTGCGGAGGTCATCGAGGTGTCCTGA